Proteins encoded within one genomic window of Diorhabda sublineata isolate icDioSubl1.1 chromosome 1, icDioSubl1.1, whole genome shotgun sequence:
- the LOC130447265 gene encoding NF-kappa-B inhibitor-interacting Ras-like protein — MVKISKVVVCGMKGVGKTSIIEQVIYGHANTRMDLHPTIEDIYVANIESDKGTREKIRFYDTAGIEFSQISTANGTTNQQLPRHYLIMADGYILVYDTSKSISLDVLMSIKKDIDKNKDKKEVTIIVIGNNFKEEMTEEMELIISKANQWCMREKIKHFAASSLKRTSLYEPFVYITSKLTPPPSKSGFTPLSMGRKVMKDS, encoded by the exons atGGTAAAAATTTCGAAAGTAGTTGTTTGTGGTATGAAAGGAGTAGGTAAAACTTCAATTATAGAACAAGTTATATATGGACATGCTAATACAAGAATG GATTTACATCCGACAATAGAAGACATTTATGTTGCTAACATAGAATCTGATAAAGGTACGAgagaaaaaataagattttatgATACTGCTGGCATagagttttcacaaatttcCACAGCAAATGGTACAACTAATCAGCAATTACCTAGGCATTATTTAATAATGGCAGATGGATATATCTTAGTCTATGATACAAGTAAGAGTATATCACTGGATGTTTTGATGTCAATAAAGaaagatattgataaaaataaagataagaaGGAG GTCACAATTATTGTTATTGGTAATAATTTTAAAGAAGAAATGACTGAAGAAATGGAATTGATAATAAGTAAAGCCAATCAATGGTGTatgagagaaaaaataaaacattttgctGCATCGTCTTTGAAACGGACAAGCTTATATGAACCATTTGTGTATATTACAAGCAAATTAACACCACCTCCAAGTAAAAGTGGTTTTACTCCCTTATCCATGGGAAGAAAAGTGATGAAAGATTCATAA
- the LOC130452521 gene encoding tubulin beta-4B chain-like, which yields MREIVHVQVGQCGNQIGSKFWEIISDEHGIDPNGKYIGDSDLQLERLNVYYNEASGGNYVPRSILVDLEPGTMDSARSGPYGALFRPDNFVFGQSGAGNNWAKGHYTEGAELVDSVMDVIRKESENCDCLQGFQLVHSIGGGTGSGMGTLLIAKMREEYPDRIMTSFSVVPSPRVSETVVEPYNATLSVHQLIENTDETFCIDNEALYDIAMHTLKLPSPSYGDLNYLVSLTMSGVTTCLRFPGQLNADLRKLAVNMVPFPRLHFFVPGFAPLTPRNSIKYRALSVSELTQQMFDSRNMMAACDPRNGRYLTVATVFRGKMSMKEIDEQMFNIQNKNSSYFVEWIPNNVKVAVCDIPPRGLKMSATFIGNTTAIQELFKRVSEQFNAMYARKAFVHWYTGEGMDELEFTEAESNMNDLISEYQQYENAAVDDEGDFDDELEEEPAEEN from the exons ATGAGGGAAATCGTACATGTACAAGTGGGTCAATGTGGTAATCAAATTGGGTCTAAA ttctgGGAAATCATTTCTGATGAACACGGTATAGAtccaaatggaaaatatattggaGATTCTGACCTTCAATTAGAAAGATTGAATGTATATTACAATGAAGCAAGTGGTGGTAATTATGTACCTAGATCCATATTGGTGGATTTAGAACCTGGAACTATGGATTCTGCAAGATCTGGGCCGTATGGGGCGCTATTTCGACCAGATAACTTCGTTTTTGGCCAATCCGGTGCAGGAAATAACTGGGCAAAAGGACATTATACAGAAg GTGCTGAGCTGGTAGATTCCGTTATGGACGTAATAAGAAAAGAATCCGAAAATTGTGATTGTCTTCAAGGTTTCCAGCTTGTTCATTCTATTGGTGGTGGTACTGGTTCTGGTATGGGTACACTTTTAATAGCAAAAATGCGTGAAGAATATCCTGATAGGATAATGACAAGTTTTTCTGTAGTACCATCACCAAGAGTATCTGAAACTGTAGTAGAACCTTACAATGCAACTTTATCAGTTCACCAATTAATCGAAAATACCGATGAAACTTTCTGTATAGATAATGAGGCACTTTATGACATTGCTATGCATACACTGAAGTTACCTTCACCATCATACGgagatttgaattatttagttTCACTTACCATGTcag GTGTAACCACTTGTTTGAGGTTCCCAGGTCAACTAAATGCAGATCTTCGCAAATTAGCAGTTAACATGGTTCCTTTTCCTCGACTTCATTTCTTCGTACCTGGATTTGCACCCCTTACCCCTAGAAACAGCATAAAATACAGAGCTTTATCAGTATCAGAACTTACTCAACAAATGTTTGATTCCAGAAACATGATGGCTGCTTGCGATCCAAGAAATGGAAG GTATTTAACAGTTGCTACTGTATTCAGAGGAAAAATGTCAATGAAAGAAATTGACGAACAAATGTTCAACATTCAAAACAAGAATAGTAGTTACTTCGTTGAATGGATACCGAATAATGTTAAAGTTGCTGTTTGTGATATTCCTCCCAGAGGATTAAAAATGTCTGCCACATTTATAGGAAATACCACTGCCATTCAAGAATTATTCAAACGAGTATCTGAACAATTTAATGCCATGTATGCTAGAAAGGCTTTCGTACATTGGTATACTGGAGAAG GTATGGATGAGTTGGAATTCACCGAAGCAGAATCAAACATGAATGATTTGATATCCGAATATCAACAATACGAAAACGCTGCTGTTGATGATGAAGGAGATTTTGATGACGAATTAGAAGAAGAGCCTGCTGAAGAGAATTGA
- the LOC130452519 gene encoding uncharacterized protein LOC130452519, with the protein MSSKCFVPSCNNTVGIAFPEDPEVKNKWLEILGVSDLEPESSSFVCLDHFQEDENEEADGIIGKQLKTTSEVCTALQKSSKKPVKVEKNGENTSIENQIFSAEEFSEEAGFSTSTGEICRLCMKEKSEDVKNIFVEEIEDGIHIVFAILACIHPIEISYEDSLPKIICGECLELLRVCFKFRTVCLKNDKIQKQALHKQQPSAKKRKKTDDSQESDDAHKAVGKKKVKYAEDTEGENYDELGAITEFLIKKNSPNKNSETKHQDSSSVAKVKFKEEPINNMEEELRRVLEGTLSEEQASADNIIIHIQDDDEDSTEESTVLSNLQLPIVIRSANKEDLRIKKSRTEVKSRRRMSEDDDAPRRTYKSLPGMFQGISMSYLHEDEFCLVDNYLFEYRLCKQNVRYMRCLLPLCNAKAVQKKIETSNLYSNDVRVLVAHDHNPPTEAEKKKQMFFHVMKRKMQSDKTLKFKSVYDEVCEKDPEIKELIPLRNVINEICSHQVSYKTKFIKSFDDLYNYIEDDSFYKLQFTNFGIQFYQEKFTAEDNAKAIVFANANTIELMSESDLMYIDASFRIETEESFSYQLVTVLVWAEDSYFPIMFALVNYKTQEIYKKIFEFLHDTLAPRLRPDEIVTEYEGNLYYALGEIYVDSSIGGSVFYYTQNLYKKICSFRLTKDLETNNFFRNIYHMLLMLPLLPVNTIIDGFQNIREQAKSLGIEDLTKDLFDHVQSEWIEKVTPDLFCVHRLENRINENVIAPFKKLRDYLMLTKGKSQKSTDVVTVIEKLIELESFLHITYSNPNKKSFARDLSSAQKKNVLRAWQFIENHPRINVNNFFSRVLGYIKCMENQLWIWGFYRYEGEVIDELINAANFSIVAGEYLTEYEGQEELEEVIQEEEGEGQEQESGDRIIMEAVIDENGGFVLKPREEVAEQQEPGENTYVAYE; encoded by the exons ggagaaaatacatcaatagaaaatcaaattttttcagcaGAGGAGTTTTCAGAAGAAGCAG GTTTCTCAACAAGTACAGGGGAGATTTGTAGGTTATGTATGAAAGAGAAATCAGaagatgtgaaaaatatttttgtggaGGAAATCGAGGATGGCATTCATATTGTTTTTGCAATTCTTGCTTGTATTCATCCAATTGAg ATCTCATATGAAGATTCTTTACCAAAAATAATATGTGGTGAATGCTTGGAACTTCTTCGAGTGTGTTTCAAGTTCAGAACagtatgtttaaaaaatgataaaattcaaaaacaagCGTTGCATAAACAGCAACCGTCTgcaaaaaagaggaaaaaaacaGATGATAGTCAGGAATCGGATGACGCTCATAAAGCAGTAGGGAAAAAGAAGGTTAAATATGCTGAAGATACTGAAGGAGAAAATTATGATGAATTAGGAGCCATTACGGAATTTCTCATTAAGAAGAATTCACCTAATAAAAATTCTGAAACAAAACATCAGGATAGTTCATCTGTTGCCAAag TAAAATTCAAAGAAGAACCTATAAACAATATGGAAGAAGAACTTCGTCGAGTTTTAGAAGGAACTTTATCAGAAGAGCAAGCTAGTGCCGACAATATAATTATTCACATTCAAGATGATGATGAAGATAGTACAGAGGAGAGCACAGTGTTATCAAATTTACAACTACCAATTGTCATTAGATCGGCCAACAAAGAAGATTTAAGGATTAAGAAAAGCCGAACTGAAGTTAAGTCTAGAAGAAGAATGTCAGAGGATGATGACGCACCAAGAAGAACTTACAAGTCACTACCTGGTATGTTTCAAGGGATATCGATGAGCTATTTACATGAGGATGAATTCTGTTTAGTGGATAATTATTTGTTCGAGTACAGGCTCTGTAAACAAAATGTTCG ATATATGAGATGCTTATTACCACTGTGCAATGCCAAAGCAgttcaaaagaaaatagaaacttcaaatttatataGTAACGACGTAAGGGTGTTGGTGGCCCATGATCATAATCCTCCAACAGAAgcagaaaaaaagaaacaaatgtttttCCATGTCATGAAACGAAAAATGCAAAGTGACAAAACACTTAAATTTAAAAGTGTTTATGATGAAGTATGTGAGAA AGATCCTGAAATTAAAGAACTCATTCCCTTGAGGAACGTAATCAATGAAATTTGTAGTCATCAAGTTtcttacaaaacaaaatttataaaatcttttgATGATCTTTACAATTATATAGAAGACGACTCCttttataaattacaatttacCAATTTCGGAATACAGTTCTATCAAGAAAAATTCACAGCTGAAGATAATGCCAAAGCAATAGTATTTGCTAACGCCAATACTATAGAGTTGATGTCAGAAAGTGACCTGATGTATATAGATGCTTCATTTAGAATAGAGACAGAAGAGTCATTTTCATATCAACTGGTAACTGTATTAGTTTGGGCAGAAGACAGT tACTTTCCAATTATGTTCGCTCTAGTCAACTATAAAACTCAagaaatatacaagaaaatatttgagttCCTTCACGATACTCTTGCTCCAAGACTACGCCCAGATGAAATTGTAACAGAATATGAAGGCAACCTATATTATGCACTTGGCGAAATTTATGTTGATTCCAGCATAGGTGGATCCGTCTTTTATTACACACAAAacttgtacaaaaaaatttgttctttcCGCCTGACAAAAGATctagaaacaaacaattttttcagaaatatttacCACATGCTACTTATGTTGCCATTATTACCTGTAAATACTATAATAGATGGTTTTCAGAACATTAGAGAACAAGCAAAAAGCCTGGGAATTGAAGATTTAACTAAGGATCTTTTTGATCATGTTCAATCCGAATGGATTGAGAAGGTCACTCCAGATTTATTCTGCGTTCACAGATTGGAAAATCGTATTAACGAAAATGTTATAGCGCCATTTAAGAAACTTCGTGATTATTTGATGCTGACCAAAGGAAAGTCACAGAAATCCACAGATGTCGTTACTGTTATCGAGAAACTCATAGAACTGGAGTCGTTTCTGCACATAACTTATTCGAATcctaataaaaaatcttttgctAGGGACCTAAGTAGTGCACAAAAGAAAAACGTACTGAGGGCGTGGcagtttattgaaaatcatCCCAGAATTAAcgtcaataatttcttttcaagAGTTTTGG GTTACATTAAATGCATGGAAAATCAACTGTGGATATGGGGTTTCTATCGCTACGAAGGAGAGGTTATTGACGAATTGATAAATGCTGCAAATTTCTCCATAGTAGCTGGTGAATATTTAACGGAATATGAAGGTCAAGAAGAATTAGAAGAAGTAATTcaagaagaagaaggagaagGACAGGAACAGGAAAGTGGTGATCGTATAATAATGGAAGCAGTTATTGATGAAAATGGTGGGTTTGTTTTAAAACCTAGAGAAGAAGTTGCAGAACAACAAGAACCTGGTGAAAATACTTATGTTGCATATGAATGA